One genomic window of Bacillus mycoides includes the following:
- the uppP gene encoding bacitracin resistance undecaprenyl-diphosphatase, with the protein MADWLIGLIMGAVEGLTEFLPVSSTGHMILTGHLLGFDDERAKVFEVVIQLGSILAVVVIFWKRLWSLVGIGKVTDGPSLNLLHIIIGMIPAGILGVLFHSAIKEVLFGPGPVVISLVAGGILMIVAEKFSKPSTARTLDEITYKQAFTIGMFQCLALWPGFSRSGSTISGGLLARVSHTAAAEYTFILAVPMMVAASGLDLIKSWDILSAADIPLFATGFITAFVVAMLAIVSFLKLLGRVKLTPFAYYRFILAAVFYFFIM; encoded by the coding sequence GTGGCTGATTGGTTAATTGGATTAATCATGGGTGCTGTTGAAGGTTTAACAGAGTTTCTACCAGTTTCATCAACAGGACATATGATTTTAACAGGTCATTTACTTGGATTCGACGATGAGAGAGCGAAAGTTTTCGAAGTTGTTATTCAGTTGGGATCGATTTTAGCAGTTGTTGTTATATTTTGGAAACGTTTATGGTCATTAGTTGGAATAGGGAAAGTGACTGATGGACCATCTTTAAATTTATTACATATTATTATTGGGATGATTCCTGCCGGCATACTCGGTGTATTATTCCATAGTGCAATTAAAGAAGTTTTATTCGGTCCAGGACCGGTTGTTATTAGCTTAGTAGCTGGTGGTATTTTAATGATTGTTGCTGAGAAGTTTTCAAAACCAAGTACAGCAAGAACGTTAGATGAAATCACATATAAGCAAGCATTTACAATCGGAATGTTCCAATGTTTAGCACTTTGGCCAGGATTTTCTCGTTCTGGGTCTACAATAAGTGGTGGTTTATTAGCTCGCGTTTCGCATACAGCGGCAGCTGAATATACGTTTATTTTAGCAGTACCAATGATGGTAGCTGCAAGTGGCTTAGATTTAATCAAGAGCTGGGATATATTAAGTGCAGCAGATATACCGTTATTTGCAACTGGATTTATTACAGCATTCGTTGTTGCGATGCTTGCAATTGTTTCATTCTTAAAATTGTTAGGTCGTGTAAAACTAACACCGTTCGCTTATTACCGTTTCATTTTAGCTGCGGTATTCTATTTCTTCATTATGTAA
- a CDS encoding SRPBCC family protein: MSFAIEIVIPAPIDVVFDYVNNDEKIMEWSTFMVENRYPPNVDINNPREGDKYISVQKMGKKIYEFEAEILECEAPYIVSIGCDMKQGYTAITYMLEEDEEGTSLTVIVEFEPKNFLYKIMYKLTGWMTRAVYMGEMERLAECVDVAYSQKKGL, from the coding sequence GTGAGTTTTGCAATAGAAATAGTAATTCCAGCACCAATTGATGTTGTATTTGATTATGTAAATAATGACGAGAAAATAATGGAATGGAGTACTTTTATGGTAGAAAATAGGTATCCTCCAAACGTAGATATAAACAATCCCCGTGAAGGTGATAAATATATATCTGTGCAAAAGATGGGTAAGAAAATATATGAGTTTGAGGCGGAAATTTTAGAGTGTGAAGCACCTTATATCGTGTCAATTGGATGTGACATGAAGCAAGGCTATACAGCCATAACTTATATGTTAGAAGAGGATGAAGAAGGTACATCGCTTACTGTAATCGTAGAATTTGAACCGAAGAATTTTTTATATAAGATTATGTACAAGTTGACTGGATGGATGACGCGTGCGGTATATATGGGTGAGATGGAGCGTTTAGCAGAGTGCGTAGATGTTGCATATTCTCAGAAAAAAGGATTATAA
- a CDS encoding thioredoxin family protein: MKTNHTKEVLLMNLQQWADKGMSFDTYVNEMKVNQYELLHIYNNFLIPNELLPVLEERQNDGWRVIVLTADWCGDALLCVPVMKRISEVANIDMRLLIRDENLELMDQYLTNGTARAIPIFIFIDKDGNEQAVFGPRAPKVQELVTSMRATLPEKEDPTFEEKQKEMYANFRATLADDTSLWEHVMESMIEKVVK, encoded by the coding sequence ATAAAAACAAATCATACTAAAGAGGTGTTACTTATGAACTTACAACAATGGGCTGATAAAGGTATGTCCTTTGATACATATGTGAATGAAATGAAAGTAAACCAATACGAGCTACTACACATTTACAATAACTTTTTAATTCCAAATGAATTACTTCCTGTATTAGAAGAACGCCAAAATGATGGCTGGCGCGTTATCGTATTAACAGCTGATTGGTGTGGTGACGCTCTTTTATGCGTACCTGTTATGAAACGAATTTCTGAAGTTGCAAATATCGATATGCGATTATTAATTCGTGATGAAAACTTAGAATTAATGGATCAATACTTAACAAACGGAACAGCACGTGCGATTCCAATCTTTATTTTCATTGATAAAGATGGAAATGAACAAGCCGTCTTTGGACCACGCGCTCCAAAAGTACAAGAATTAGTAACTTCCATGCGTGCTACATTGCCTGAAAAAGAAGATCCAACATTCGAGGAAAAACAAAAAGAAATGTACGCTAATTTCCGTGCTACATTAGCTGATGATACTTCTCTTTGGGAACATGTAATGGAAAGCATGATTGAGAAAGTAGTAAAATAA
- a CDS encoding YrvL family regulatory protein codes for MSEEDRFSNLSLKDKTIIIGFVILILIIFFAFIFFVYVGIFQITGIEYSSRTALLLFFLLILFLDGITYFIFIFFKVLLHPMMTSMPNWLSIALLSIIEITLDWFVIHTADDWIESVQMSNTAELYVALFLFTLNKLLSDKKE; via the coding sequence GTGAGTGAAGAAGACAGGTTTTCTAATCTCAGTCTAAAAGATAAGACTATTATTATTGGTTTTGTTATTCTTATTCTCATTATATTCTTTGCATTTATATTCTTTGTATATGTAGGAATCTTTCAAATCACAGGTATAGAATATTCATCACGAACAGCTCTACTACTCTTTTTTTTACTTATCCTTTTCTTAGATGGTATTACATATTTTATATTCATTTTCTTTAAAGTACTCCTACATCCAATGATGACAAGTATGCCTAATTGGCTCTCGATTGCTCTTCTCTCCATTATTGAAATTACGTTAGATTGGTTCGTCATTCATACCGCTGACGACTGGATAGAGAGCGTACAAATGTCAAATACAGCTGAATTATATGTCGCACTATTCCTTTTCACACTAAATAAATTATTAAGTGATAAGAAAGAGTAA
- a CDS encoding MarR family winged helix-turn-helix transcriptional regulator, translating to MSQNREQLMEELSTNVFSMFRTLRNDIGKIFGGYIPWNEFIVLRILNRTNKEMVSRVANELNVSNSHITAVTEKLINKGFVTRSRSTSDRRVVYLEITEQGKDLVAKMEGEKKKYLQERFSSLSEDEMNVMISISKKLI from the coding sequence TTGTCTCAAAATAGAGAGCAATTAATGGAAGAACTATCGACAAATGTTTTTTCTATGTTTCGCACGTTGCGTAATGATATTGGAAAAATATTTGGTGGTTACATACCGTGGAATGAGTTCATCGTCCTTAGAATATTGAATCGTACGAATAAAGAAATGGTATCACGTGTAGCTAATGAATTAAATGTGTCGAATAGTCATATTACAGCTGTTACAGAAAAATTAATTAATAAAGGCTTTGTAACTCGTTCACGTTCTACATCAGATCGCCGAGTTGTATATTTAGAGATTACAGAACAAGGGAAAGATTTAGTTGCGAAAATGGAAGGTGAGAAAAAGAAATATTTACAAGAAAGATTCTCCTCACTTTCAGAAGACGAAATGAATGTAATGATATCTATTTCTAAAAAACTTATTTAA
- a CDS encoding TrkH family potassium uptake protein: protein MEVAKKQGLYNRLVRLNPPQILALGFFCLIVVGGLLLKLPFATKVHISWVDAFFTATSAATVTGLGVVDTASTFTMFGEIVIMFLIQTGGLGLMTIAILIVWVLGKKIGLRHRLLIGEAFNQTNIGGLVKLVKRVFIFSICIELIGVIFLSIRFIPEFGFGKGLYYSIFHVIASYNNAGFALWPDNLTRYVGDPIINIGICSLIVIGGLGFTVLIDIWYSRSFRKLSLHSKIMIVGTIALNVIAMIVIFVLEYNNVKTLGHLSLNEKLWASFFQGITPRTAGFNTVDYGGMEESSILFTMVLMFIGAGSVSTGGGIKLTTFVILITSVLSFFRKKEDFVLFQRTIKMSTVTRALAIVVASQILIFTAVFVLMLTEDFSFIQLLFETISAFGTVGLTMGITAKLSAFGKCIIMFVMFCGLIGPLTLVFSLARPAKQKIKYPSEDVFTG from the coding sequence ATGGAAGTAGCAAAAAAACAAGGGTTGTATAATCGCCTTGTACGATTAAATCCACCACAAATTTTAGCATTAGGCTTTTTTTGTTTAATTGTGGTCGGAGGATTGTTATTAAAGTTACCGTTTGCAACGAAAGTACATATTAGTTGGGTAGATGCTTTCTTTACAGCTACGTCGGCAGCGACTGTAACGGGTTTAGGTGTTGTAGATACTGCAAGTACGTTTACGATGTTTGGTGAAATTGTTATTATGTTTTTAATTCAAACGGGTGGTCTCGGCCTTATGACGATTGCCATTTTAATTGTTTGGGTATTAGGTAAAAAAATCGGTTTACGCCACCGATTATTAATTGGAGAAGCATTTAATCAAACAAATATTGGTGGTCTTGTGAAATTAGTGAAACGAGTTTTTATTTTTTCTATTTGTATCGAGCTAATTGGGGTTATCTTTTTATCGATTCGCTTTATTCCAGAGTTTGGTTTTGGAAAAGGTTTATACTATAGTATTTTTCACGTTATTGCGTCATATAATAATGCCGGCTTTGCGCTTTGGCCAGATAATTTAACAAGATATGTAGGAGATCCTATTATTAATATTGGGATTTGTTCTTTAATTGTAATAGGAGGGTTAGGGTTTACTGTATTAATTGATATATGGTATAGCCGTAGTTTCCGAAAATTATCACTGCACTCCAAAATCATGATTGTTGGAACGATAGCACTTAATGTTATTGCGATGATTGTGATTTTTGTATTGGAATATAATAATGTGAAGACTTTGGGACACTTATCTTTAAATGAAAAATTATGGGCTTCGTTCTTCCAAGGAATTACACCTCGTACAGCCGGTTTTAACACGGTAGATTATGGGGGGATGGAAGAGTCATCGATACTATTTACGATGGTATTAATGTTTATTGGTGCGGGAAGTGTATCGACAGGCGGTGGAATTAAGTTAACGACATTCGTTATTTTAATTACATCAGTTCTTTCTTTCTTTAGAAAGAAAGAGGATTTTGTTTTATTTCAGCGTACGATTAAAATGTCGACAGTAACGAGAGCGTTAGCAATTGTCGTTGCTAGTCAAATACTTATTTTTACAGCGGTATTTGTATTAATGCTTACAGAAGATTTCAGTTTTATTCAGTTATTATTTGAGACAATTTCAGCGTTTGGCACAGTAGGGTTAACAATGGGGATTACTGCAAAGCTATCGGCGTTTGGAAAATGTATTATTATGTTTGTTATGTTTTGTGGATTAATCGGACCGTTAACACTTGTGTTCTCTTTGGCACGACCAGCGAAACAAAAAATTAAATATCCATCAGAAGATGTATTTACAGGATAA
- the ytfJ gene encoding GerW family sporulation protein: MEHPIENLMKTAMKNLKEMVDVNTIVGSPVSTADGNVVLTVSQVAFGFGAGGSDFKGDFISEKHNSGQGQHKENKQSHPFGGGSGAGVSISPVAFLVVGSKGVQVLHLNSSTHLIEKALNTVPSTVDKFVNGRHK, translated from the coding sequence ATGGAACATCCAATTGAAAATTTAATGAAAACAGCAATGAAAAATTTAAAAGAGATGGTAGATGTAAATACGATTGTTGGAAGTCCGGTTTCAACAGCTGACGGAAATGTAGTATTAACAGTATCTCAAGTGGCTTTTGGTTTTGGAGCTGGTGGAAGTGACTTTAAAGGGGATTTTATTTCTGAAAAACATAATAGCGGACAAGGGCAGCATAAAGAGAACAAGCAAAGTCATCCATTCGGAGGCGGAAGCGGGGCTGGGGTTTCTATTAGCCCAGTTGCTTTTTTAGTAGTTGGCTCTAAGGGTGTGCAAGTATTACACCTCAATAGTAGTACACATTTAATTGAAAAGGCTTTAAATACTGTACCAAGCACTGTAGATAAATTTGTAAATGGTCGCCACAAGTGA
- a CDS encoding YkuS family protein, with amino-acid sequence MARIGVENSLTDVQQALQQQGHEVVSLNSENDAHGCDCCVVTGQDSNMMGIADASIKGSVIKAHGLTTDEICQQVENRT; translated from the coding sequence ATGGCTAGAATTGGTGTTGAGAACTCTTTAACAGATGTTCAACAAGCTCTTCAGCAACAAGGACATGAAGTCGTTTCACTTAACTCTGAAAATGATGCACATGGATGCGATTGTTGCGTTGTAACCGGGCAAGATTCTAATATGATGGGTATTGCAGATGCATCGATAAAAGGATCTGTAATTAAAGCACATGGTTTAACAACAGATGAAATTTGTCAACAAGTTGAAAACCGCACTTAA
- a CDS encoding DUF3911 family protein codes for MACVQIKGTRQEVVEMLQLFDLMDTKGFCKFDNYVEVEPNSRKHNNYTASIDIQSNNSSAQDTLNDQFVSQMLTGVYND; via the coding sequence ATGGCGTGTGTACAAATTAAAGGAACAAGACAAGAGGTAGTAGAAATGCTACAACTATTTGATCTAATGGATACGAAAGGATTTTGTAAATTCGATAATTACGTTGAAGTAGAACCAAATAGCAGGAAACATAACAACTATACAGCTTCAATCGATATTCAATCCAATAACAGTTCAGCACAAGATACATTAAATGATCAATTCGTTAGTCAAATGCTTACTGGTGTATATAACGACTAA
- the ilvE gene encoding branched-chain-amino-acid transaminase, producing MNEQWIFLNGEFVPKDEAKVSVYDHGYLYGDGVFEGIRVYSGNVFRLREHLVRLYESAKSIMLEIPYTLEEATKIVVETIRQNKLSNGYIRLVVSRGPGNLGLDPDSCTKPNVVVIAEQLSLFPQEYYEKGIPIITVATRRNRPDVLSPQVKSLNYLNNILVRIEAKLAGVQEALMLNDQGYVAEGSGDNVFIVKGNKLITPPSSAGALEGITRNAILEIGEKLGYDVREELFTRHDVYVADEVFLTGTAAEVIAVTTVDGRTIGLGRTGPHTNRLLEEFRKLVVEDGEKIYEENKVG from the coding sequence GTGAACGAGCAGTGGATTTTCTTAAATGGAGAATTTGTTCCAAAAGACGAAGCAAAGGTTTCAGTATATGACCATGGCTATTTATATGGCGATGGAGTGTTCGAAGGAATTAGGGTATATAGCGGTAATGTTTTCCGTTTGAGAGAGCATCTTGTCCGGTTATATGAATCAGCGAAATCCATCATGTTAGAAATTCCATATACGTTAGAAGAAGCAACGAAAATCGTTGTTGAAACGATTCGACAAAACAAACTATCTAATGGATATATCCGCCTCGTTGTATCAAGAGGACCTGGGAATTTGGGATTAGATCCCGATTCTTGTACGAAACCAAATGTAGTAGTAATTGCAGAGCAATTATCTTTATTTCCACAAGAATATTATGAAAAAGGGATTCCGATTATAACAGTTGCAACGCGTCGTAATCGCCCGGATGTTTTATCGCCTCAAGTAAAATCTTTAAATTACTTAAATAATATTTTAGTTCGCATTGAGGCGAAACTAGCTGGAGTACAAGAAGCACTTATGTTAAATGACCAAGGATATGTAGCTGAAGGCTCTGGAGATAACGTATTTATTGTGAAGGGAAATAAATTAATTACACCACCAAGTTCTGCTGGAGCGTTAGAAGGTATTACACGAAACGCGATTTTAGAAATCGGTGAAAAACTTGGATATGACGTAAGAGAAGAATTATTTACAAGGCACGATGTATATGTAGCTGATGAAGTGTTTTTAACAGGAACAGCTGCTGAAGTAATTGCTGTTACGACAGTAGATGGAAGAACGATTGGTTTAGGGAGAACAGGGCCACATACGAATCGTTTATTAGAAGAATTCCGTAAATTAGTTGTAGAAGATGGAGAGAAAATTTACGAAGAAAATAAAGTTGGATAA
- the ilvB gene encoding acetolactate synthase large subunit, whose product MSSKTEEKLATGAQLLLEALEKEEVEVIFGYPGGAVLPLYDALYDCEIPHILTRHEQGAIHAAEGYARITGNPGVVIATSGPGATNVITGLADAMIDSLPLVVFTGQVATTLIGSDAFQEADIMGLTMPVTKHNYQVRKASDLPRIIKEAFHIARTGRPGPVVIDLPKDMVVEQGERCSDVQMDLPGYQPNYEPNLLQINKLLQAIEVSKKPLILAGAGVLHAKASKELTSFARKYHIPVVHTLLGLGGFPPDDELFLGMGGMHGSYTANMALYECDLLINIGARFDDRLTGNLAYFAKEAIVAHIDIDPAEIGKNVPTEIPIVASAKQALEAILTFKEGEVDYNDWLSLLNSRKEKYPLSYKEHAERIKPQYAIDMLYEITKGEAIVTTDVGQHQMWAAQYYPLKNPDRWVTSGGLGTMGFGFPAAIGAQIAKPEELVIAIVGDAGFQMTLQELSVLKEHSLPVKVFILNNEALGMVRQWQEEFYNRRYSHSLLSCQPDFVALANAYGIKGVRIEDPLLAKQQLQYAIELREPVVIDCRVLQSEKVMPMVAPGKGVHQMEGVEKR is encoded by the coding sequence ATGTCTTCAAAAACGGAAGAGAAACTGGCAACTGGTGCACAGCTATTGTTAGAAGCGCTAGAAAAGGAAGAAGTAGAAGTGATTTTCGGGTATCCAGGTGGTGCGGTTTTACCTCTATATGATGCGCTTTATGATTGTGAAATTCCGCATATTTTAACGAGGCATGAGCAAGGTGCAATTCATGCTGCTGAAGGATATGCAAGAATTACAGGGAATCCAGGAGTGGTAATTGCAACAAGTGGACCGGGTGCTACAAATGTTATTACTGGTTTAGCTGACGCGATGATTGATTCATTACCGCTTGTTGTATTTACAGGGCAAGTAGCAACAACGTTAATCGGAAGTGATGCTTTCCAAGAAGCAGATATTATGGGGCTTACGATGCCGGTGACAAAACATAATTATCAAGTGCGAAAAGCATCGGATTTACCCCGAATTATTAAAGAAGCATTTCATATCGCTAGAACAGGAAGACCGGGCCCAGTCGTAATTGACCTTCCGAAAGATATGGTAGTAGAGCAAGGCGAGAGATGTAGCGACGTACAAATGGATTTACCAGGATACCAGCCTAATTATGAACCGAATCTACTACAAATAAACAAATTATTACAAGCGATTGAGGTCTCAAAAAAGCCATTAATTTTAGCTGGAGCAGGTGTATTGCATGCGAAAGCATCGAAAGAATTAACAAGCTTTGCTCGCAAATATCATATTCCAGTTGTTCATACATTACTTGGTCTTGGCGGGTTTCCGCCAGATGATGAACTATTTCTAGGGATGGGAGGAATGCACGGTTCATACACCGCAAATATGGCGTTATATGAATGTGACTTACTTATTAATATAGGTGCAAGATTTGATGATCGTCTTACTGGGAATTTAGCTTATTTTGCTAAAGAAGCGATTGTCGCACATATAGATATTGATCCAGCGGAAATTGGGAAAAATGTGCCGACTGAAATCCCTATTGTTGCGAGTGCGAAGCAAGCATTAGAAGCTATACTCACTTTTAAAGAAGGGGAAGTAGATTATAATGATTGGCTTTCGTTATTGAATAGTAGAAAAGAAAAATATCCTCTTTCTTACAAAGAACATGCAGAACGTATTAAACCTCAATATGCAATTGATATGCTATACGAAATTACGAAAGGAGAAGCGATTGTAACAACAGATGTTGGGCAACATCAAATGTGGGCAGCTCAATATTATCCATTGAAAAACCCAGATAGATGGGTAACTTCTGGGGGATTGGGAACAATGGGCTTCGGGTTTCCAGCAGCAATAGGTGCACAAATCGCAAAGCCTGAAGAACTAGTTATTGCAATTGTCGGTGATGCTGGATTTCAAATGACCTTGCAAGAACTTAGTGTGTTGAAAGAGCATTCTTTACCGGTTAAAGTTTTTATTTTAAATAATGAAGCTTTAGGGATGGTAAGACAATGGCAAGAGGAATTTTATAATAGGCGATATTCGCACTCCTTACTTTCATGCCAACCAGATTTTGTCGCACTTGCCAATGCATATGGTATAAAAGGTGTTCGTATTGAAGACCCACTTCTTGCAAAGCAACAATTACAGTATGCAATTGAATTAAGAGAGCCAGTCGTAATTGATTGCCGCGTACTTCAATCTGAAAAGGTTATGCCGATGGTTGCACCAGGGAAAGGGGTTCACCAAATGGAGGGGGTGGAGAAAAGGTGA
- the ilvN gene encoding acetolactate synthase small subunit yields MKRIVTATVRNQSGVLNRITGVMTRRHFNIESISVGHTESSDISRMTIVVHVENEQQVEQLIKQLHKQIDVLKVSDITEEAMIARELALIKVATSVARAELYSLIEPFRATVIDVGKDSIVVQVTGTQEKVEALIELLRPYGLKEIARTGVTAFTRSMKKQDKQVMLIQ; encoded by the coding sequence GTGAAGAGAATTGTAACAGCGACAGTTCGAAATCAAAGCGGTGTGTTAAATCGAATTACAGGTGTTATGACACGTAGACATTTTAATATTGAAAGTATTTCAGTAGGTCATACGGAATCATCGGATATTTCGAGAATGACGATTGTTGTACACGTTGAAAATGAACAGCAAGTTGAGCAGTTAATTAAACAACTTCATAAGCAAATCGACGTACTGAAAGTATCAGATATTACAGAAGAAGCGATGATCGCTAGAGAACTTGCACTTATTAAAGTAGCAACGTCTGTAGCAAGAGCAGAATTATATAGTTTAATTGAACCATTTCGAGCCACTGTAATAGATGTTGGGAAGGATTCCATAGTGGTGCAAGTAACAGGTACTCAGGAGAAAGTAGAAGCGTTAATTGAATTACTTCGTCCATACGGTTTGAAAGAAATTGCTAGAACAGGTGTAACAGCATTTACACGTAGTATGAAAAAACAAGATAAACAAGTTATGTTAATTCAATAA
- the ilvC gene encoding ketol-acid reductoisomerase, whose translation MAKVYYEKDVTVNVLKEKKVAIIGYGSQGHAHAQNLRDNGFDVVVGLRKGKSWDKAKEDGFSVYTVAEAAEKADVVMILLPDELQPEVYEAEIAPNLQAGNSLVFAHGFNVHFDQVKPPANVDVFLVAPKGPGHLVRRTFAEGGAVPALFAVYQDATGVATEKALSYADGIGATRAGVLETTFKEETETDLFGEQAVLCGGVTALVKAGFETLVDAGYQPELAYFECLHELKLIVDLMYEGGLENMRYSVSDTAQWGDFVSGPRVVTEDTKKAMGEVLAEIQDGTFARGWIAEHKAGRPNFQATNEKENEHEIEVVGRKLREMMPFVQPRVKVGIK comes from the coding sequence ATGGCGAAAGTTTATTATGAAAAAGACGTAACGGTAAATGTATTAAAGGAAAAGAAAGTAGCGATCATCGGATATGGATCGCAAGGCCATGCGCATGCACAAAACTTACGTGATAACGGATTTGATGTAGTAGTTGGACTGAGGAAAGGGAAGTCATGGGATAAGGCGAAAGAAGACGGATTTTCTGTATATACAGTAGCGGAAGCAGCAGAAAAAGCGGATGTAGTAATGATTCTACTACCTGATGAATTACAGCCAGAAGTATATGAAGCTGAAATTGCACCAAACTTACAGGCAGGTAATTCTCTTGTGTTCGCACATGGCTTTAATGTTCACTTTGATCAAGTAAAACCGCCAGCTAATGTAGATGTATTTCTAGTAGCACCGAAAGGTCCAGGACATCTAGTACGTCGTACGTTTGCAGAAGGGGGAGCTGTTCCTGCATTATTTGCAGTATATCAAGATGCAACAGGAGTTGCGACTGAAAAGGCACTTTCATATGCAGATGGAATTGGGGCGACGAGAGCAGGTGTATTAGAAACAACGTTTAAAGAAGAAACAGAAACAGATTTATTCGGAGAGCAAGCTGTACTTTGCGGCGGAGTGACTGCACTTGTAAAAGCGGGATTTGAAACGCTAGTTGATGCTGGCTATCAACCTGAACTTGCATATTTTGAATGTTTACATGAACTGAAATTAATTGTTGACCTTATGTATGAAGGTGGACTTGAAAATATGAGATACTCAGTTTCAGATACAGCGCAGTGGGGTGACTTCGTATCAGGGCCACGTGTTGTTACTGAAGATACAAAGAAAGCGATGGGGGAAGTATTGGCAGAAATTCAAGATGGTACATTTGCAAGAGGCTGGATTGCAGAGCATAAAGCGGGAAGACCAAATTTCCAGGCGACAAATGAGAAAGAAAATGAACATGAAATCGAAGTAGTTGGACGTAAATTACGTGAAATGATGCCTTTTGTACAGCCGCGAGTAAAGGTAGGGATTAAATAA